Proteins from a single region of Pseudomonas sp. BSw22131:
- a CDS encoding methyl-accepting chemotaxis protein: protein MMLGRMRGNLHGTIEQIYAAATQLTQSVQEMGAIAEASAQNLHLQNNEIEQAAVAVNQMSQAAVEVADNASNTSTESQASNAAAAQGRERLSGTIESIRELTDNVLDSSHQAEGLAERTLSISKILDVIRAIANQTNLLALNAAIEAARAGEAGRGFAVVADEVRSLAQRTSASTTEIEGLINGVQKSTQQTAQALRVTATQAGMTLEQAAATSEALSVIISSTSTISDRNVLIASAAEQQAQVANEVDRNLSSIRDLSTQSASGAQQTTVASNALSMLATDLNTMVQRFVL, encoded by the coding sequence ATGATGCTTGGCCGGATGCGTGGCAACTTGCACGGCACTATCGAGCAGATTTACGCAGCCGCGACGCAATTGACTCAATCGGTTCAGGAAATGGGCGCTATCGCCGAAGCCAGCGCCCAGAACTTGCACCTGCAAAACAACGAAATCGAACAGGCGGCCGTGGCCGTGAACCAAATGAGTCAGGCGGCGGTGGAAGTCGCGGACAACGCCAGCAACACATCCACTGAATCCCAGGCATCCAACGCAGCCGCGGCCCAAGGGCGGGAACGCCTCTCGGGCACCATCGAGTCGATAAGGGAGCTGACCGACAACGTTCTGGATTCATCGCATCAGGCCGAAGGACTGGCTGAGCGTACGTTGAGCATTAGCAAGATTCTCGACGTGATTCGCGCCATCGCCAATCAGACCAATCTGCTGGCACTCAACGCCGCCATCGAAGCCGCGAGGGCCGGCGAAGCAGGACGTGGCTTTGCCGTGGTGGCAGACGAAGTCAGATCACTTGCGCAACGCACCAGCGCCTCGACTACAGAAATAGAAGGCTTGATCAATGGTGTGCAGAAAAGCACCCAGCAAACAGCCCAAGCATTGCGCGTGACCGCAACTCAGGCAGGCATGACGCTGGAACAGGCCGCCGCCACCAGCGAGGCGCTGTCGGTGATCATCAGTTCCACCTCCACCATCAGCGACCGTAACGTGTTGATCGCCAGCGCCGCTGAACAGCAGGCCCAGGTCGCCAACGAGGTTGATCGTAACCTGAGCAGCATCCGGGATCTGTCGACGCAATCGGCCTCCGGCGCGCAGCAGACCACGGTCGCGAGCAACGCGCTGTCGATGCTGGCCACGGACTTGAACACCATGGTTCAGCGCTTTGTCCTGTAG
- a CDS encoding HD domain-containing protein, with translation MNSLSFAPFQSLANLLIPHTVAERLDGSHDESHLHRVWMNVCAIRDKEGGDHEVLLAATLLHDCVSVEKNSKFRSSASRLAAAKASELLSEMGWSEERIAAVAHAIEAHSYSAAITPTTLEAKILQDADRLDALGLIGVARLFYVAGRMGSRLYDAADPLAANRPLDDKQFALDHFKNKIFGLSQGFQTQAGAELAQARHARAVRFVSELMEEVGAGQ, from the coding sequence ATGAATTCACTTTCATTTGCGCCGTTTCAAAGCCTTGCCAATCTGCTGATACCTCACACCGTGGCCGAAAGGCTCGACGGCTCTCACGATGAATCCCATCTGCATCGGGTCTGGATGAATGTCTGCGCGATCCGTGACAAGGAAGGCGGCGATCACGAGGTGCTGCTGGCCGCGACGTTGCTGCACGACTGCGTGTCGGTGGAAAAGAACTCGAAATTCAGGTCCAGCGCTTCCCGCCTGGCCGCCGCGAAAGCGTCCGAACTGCTGTCGGAAATGGGCTGGAGCGAGGAGCGAATCGCAGCCGTTGCCCACGCCATCGAAGCGCACAGCTACTCGGCCGCCATCACGCCTACAACCCTTGAAGCAAAGATTCTGCAGGATGCCGACCGCCTCGACGCACTGGGCCTGATCGGCGTTGCGCGGCTGTTTTATGTCGCAGGCCGTATGGGCAGCCGCCTGTATGACGCCGCTGACCCGCTCGCAGCAAACCGTCCTCTGGACGATAAGCAGTTCGCGCTGGACCACTTCAAGAACAAGATCTTCGGCCTGTCACAGGGATTCCAAACCCAGGCCGGGGCCGAGCTGGCTCAAGCTCGACACGCCCGGGCCGTGCGTTTTGTCAGTGAGTTAATGGAGGAAGTGGGCGCAGGTCAGTGA
- a CDS encoding metal ABC transporter substrate-binding protein — MKRLTLLTAALALSGLVLSSLANSAETKPLEAVASFTVIADMVRNVGGDHVHVTSLIGPNGDPHVYEPTPNDAQALKKADVVFVSGLHLEGWLDRLITASGYKGEPVVLSNGIMTRSMEEDGKKITDPHAWNSAINGVVYVRNIIAALQKADPANAADYKTQGDLYIKQLQDMDAYARTQIQSIPKSQRKVLTSHDAFGYFGDAYGVTFLSPLGFSTETEASAADVGKLINQIKQEHVSAYFFENSGDPRLVQQIAKASGAHPGGELYVESLSPADGPAASYVQMFRYNVDKLTAAMKGQ, encoded by the coding sequence ATGAAACGTTTGACGCTTCTGACCGCCGCTCTGGCGTTATCGGGTCTGGTGCTGTCGAGTCTGGCCAACAGCGCCGAGACGAAACCTCTGGAAGCCGTTGCTTCGTTCACAGTCATTGCCGACATGGTCCGCAACGTTGGTGGCGACCACGTTCACGTCACTTCGCTGATCGGCCCCAATGGCGATCCGCATGTTTACGAGCCCACGCCCAACGATGCACAGGCACTGAAAAAAGCCGACGTGGTATTTGTCAGCGGCCTGCACCTGGAAGGCTGGCTGGACCGATTGATCACAGCCTCTGGCTACAAGGGCGAGCCCGTGGTGCTGTCCAACGGCATCATGACCCGAAGCATGGAAGAGGACGGCAAGAAGATCACCGACCCGCACGCCTGGAACAGCGCTATCAATGGCGTGGTGTATGTAAGAAATATCATCGCCGCACTACAGAAAGCAGACCCGGCCAATGCCGCCGATTACAAAACCCAGGGCGACCTTTACATCAAACAGCTGCAAGACATGGACGCATACGCCCGTACGCAGATTCAGTCCATACCGAAATCGCAACGCAAGGTGCTGACCTCCCATGATGCCTTCGGCTATTTCGGTGATGCCTACGGCGTTACGTTCCTGTCCCCACTGGGCTTTTCCACGGAGACAGAAGCGTCAGCGGCTGATGTCGGCAAGCTGATCAACCAGATCAAACAAGAGCATGTCAGCGCGTATTTCTTTGAGAACTCGGGCGATCCACGGCTGGTGCAGCAAATCGCCAAAGCCAGCGGCGCGCATCCTGGCGGCGAGCTGTATGTGGAATCGCTCTCGCCTGCAGACGGGCCAGCAGCGTCCTACGTGCAGATGTTCAGGTACAACGTCGACAAGCTGACGGCAGCGATGAAGGGCCAGTAA
- a CDS encoding metal ABC transporter permease: MRRALVACLALGVGSGPVGVLLMLRRMSLVGDAMSHAVLPGAAVGFLFAGLSLPAMGFGGLIAGLAVALLSGLVSRFTTLREDASFASFYLTSLAAGVLIVSLHGSNVDLLHVLFGTILAIDNQAIFMVGGIASFTLILLALIYRPLILECFDPGFLRAVGGRGSLYHVLFLLLVVLNLVAGFQALGTLMAVGMMMLPATVARFWSNSLTGMIVISTVIATLSGFIGLIVSYHASVASGPAIVLTASAFYLFSLFFGRSGFLRRLLPRVHLSG, from the coding sequence ATGCGCCGCGCTCTGGTCGCCTGCCTGGCACTGGGCGTGGGTTCCGGTCCAGTAGGCGTGTTGCTGATGCTGCGGCGCATGAGCCTGGTGGGCGATGCGATGAGCCATGCGGTATTGCCCGGCGCCGCAGTGGGCTTTTTGTTTGCCGGGTTATCGCTGCCAGCGATGGGGTTCGGCGGGCTGATCGCAGGCCTAGCTGTGGCGTTGCTGTCAGGCTTGGTCAGCCGCTTTACCACGTTGCGCGAGGACGCCAGCTTCGCCAGTTTTTACCTGACATCGTTAGCCGCGGGCGTTTTGATCGTGTCGCTGCACGGCTCCAACGTGGACCTGCTGCATGTGTTGTTCGGCACGATTCTGGCCATCGATAACCAGGCGATTTTCATGGTTGGCGGCATCGCTTCCTTCACGTTGATCCTGTTGGCGCTGATATACCGGCCGCTGATTCTTGAGTGTTTCGATCCCGGTTTCCTGCGTGCTGTGGGCGGTCGCGGCTCCCTGTATCACGTGCTGTTTTTGCTGTTGGTAGTGCTCAATCTGGTAGCAGGCTTTCAGGCACTCGGCACGCTGATGGCCGTGGGTATGATGATGCTGCCGGCAACGGTCGCACGCTTCTGGTCGAATTCTCTGACAGGCATGATCGTTATATCCACGGTAATTGCCACGCTATCGGGCTTCATCGGGCTGATCGTGTCTTATCACGCCAGCGTCGCTTCCGGCCCGGCGATCGTCCTGACCGCCAGCGCCTTTTATTTGTTTTCACTGTTTTTTGGACGCAGCGGTTTTCTTCGACGCCTGCTTCCAAGGGTTCACTTGTCCGGCTGA
- a CDS encoding metal ABC transporter ATP-binding protein: MSAAINLHDLTITYERRPAVHHVTGRFAAGSLTAIVGPNGAGKSTLIKAIAGTLKPAQGRVDRGNLATRHIGYLPQAAEIDRSFPLSVADTVLMGAWHALGPFRGVGRKQVEQAQHALLAVGLEGFGQRSISSLSAGQFQRVLFARLLLQDASVILLDEPFTAIDARTTRDLLKLISQWHDQGRTVIAVLHDIEQVRQHFPDTLLLARETIAWGRTTDILHSDNLRRAKNMAEHWNADAQPCAINDEDNL, translated from the coding sequence ATGAGCGCAGCCATCAACCTTCATGACCTGACAATCACCTACGAGCGGCGCCCGGCCGTCCATCACGTCACTGGACGTTTTGCTGCGGGGAGCCTGACGGCGATTGTCGGCCCCAACGGCGCGGGCAAATCGACCTTGATAAAGGCCATTGCGGGCACGTTGAAGCCAGCCCAAGGCCGTGTTGATCGCGGCAATCTGGCGACACGTCACATCGGTTATCTGCCGCAAGCCGCCGAGATTGACCGCAGCTTCCCGCTCAGCGTCGCCGACACCGTGCTGATGGGCGCGTGGCATGCGCTCGGCCCGTTTCGCGGCGTGGGCCGCAAGCAAGTCGAGCAGGCGCAACACGCATTGCTCGCCGTCGGCCTGGAGGGTTTCGGGCAACGCAGCATCAGCTCGTTATCGGCCGGGCAATTTCAGCGCGTGCTGTTTGCACGCCTGTTGCTGCAGGACGCATCGGTGATTCTGCTGGATGAACCCTTCACCGCCATCGACGCCCGCACTACACGGGATTTGCTCAAATTGATCAGCCAGTGGCACGACCAGGGCCGCACCGTCATTGCCGTGCTGCACGACATAGAACAAGTACGCCAGCACTTTCCGGACACGTTGCTGCTCGCACGGGAAACCATTGCCTGGGGCCGCACGACGGACATTCTCCACAGCGACAACCTGCGTCGGGCAAAGAACATGGCCGAGCACTGGAACGCCGACGCGCAGCCATGCGCCATCAACGACGAGGACAACCTGTGA
- a CDS encoding flavin reductase family protein, which produces MSASHRRPVPLAKSYRLLNHGPTVLVSAAHDGKRNIMAAAWAMPLDFDPPKVTVVLDKSVWTRQLVEASGTFVINVPTVSQVDIVETVGSTSGLEISKEKDVDKFSAYSLETFQGEVIDAPLLESCAAWLECRLLPESHNQGQYDLFIGEVVAAYADERVFSDGHWHFQGHDALRTVHHVAGGHFLVIGDSVEGKVLPRPE; this is translated from the coding sequence ATGTCCGCATCTCATCGTCGTCCCGTCCCGCTGGCCAAGTCGTACCGTTTGCTTAATCACGGTCCTACCGTATTGGTGAGCGCTGCCCACGATGGCAAGCGCAATATCATGGCCGCTGCATGGGCAATGCCGCTTGATTTCGATCCGCCGAAAGTCACTGTGGTGTTGGACAAGTCAGTGTGGACGCGGCAGTTGGTGGAAGCTTCCGGCACTTTCGTCATCAACGTCCCGACAGTCAGTCAGGTCGACATTGTCGAAACCGTAGGCTCAACCTCTGGTCTGGAGATTTCGAAAGAAAAGGACGTCGACAAATTCAGTGCCTACTCACTCGAAACCTTTCAAGGCGAGGTCATTGATGCGCCGCTGCTCGAAAGCTGTGCGGCGTGGCTTGAGTGCCGTTTGCTACCCGAGTCGCATAATCAGGGCCAGTACGATTTGTTCATCGGCGAGGTGGTGGCGGCGTATGCAGACGAGAGGGTGTTCTCCGATGGCCACTGGCACTTTCAAGGGCATGACGCGCTACGCACCGTGCATCACGTGGCCGGTGGTCACTTTCTGGTGATCGGCGATAGCGTTGAAGGAAAGGTGTTACCGCGCCCTGAGTAA
- a CDS encoding aldehyde dehydrogenase (NADP(+)), with protein sequence MQILGETIIGQRSVRGDAGEVFALAAATGEKLQPAFGASSLADVNTACELAEDAFDAYRQLPDERRALFLEAIAQGLLDLGDTLIERVHQESGLPKPRLEGERMRTVNQLKLFASLVRDGRWHGAVIDNALPDRTPLPRADLRLRRIGIGPVAVFGASNFPLAFSVAGGDTASALAAGCPVIVKAHPAHLGTSELVGRVIQKAAYDTNMPAGVFSMVIDKDISVGQALVSHPLISAVGFTGSRRGGLALVAAAQARPVPIPVYAEMSSINPVFLLPAALSARADSIAKGFVESLVMGAGQFCTNPGILLALESDHLEAFVAAAAHALSDKLPTTMLTPNIHGAYCNGLNSLHSASGVELVAEGKEAESAYQARPAFFRTDSATFLANPGLEEENFGPSALLIVCKDADDLRNVATKFAGQLTVTLHVDEGDHTIAQALMPTLERKAGRILFNDFPTGVEVSYAMVHGGPFPATSDSRSTSVGATAIDRFLRPVCYQSVPDSLLPPALQQGNPLDTWRLVDGHLTKG encoded by the coding sequence ATGCAGATTCTTGGTGAAACGATCATTGGTCAGCGCTCCGTTCGGGGCGACGCCGGCGAGGTGTTCGCGCTGGCAGCGGCGACGGGGGAAAAACTGCAGCCTGCGTTTGGCGCCAGCAGCCTGGCCGACGTCAACACGGCTTGCGAGCTGGCCGAAGACGCTTTTGATGCTTACCGTCAATTACCCGATGAACGCCGTGCGCTGTTTCTCGAAGCCATCGCCCAAGGGTTGCTGGACTTGGGCGACACGCTGATCGAACGGGTTCATCAAGAGAGCGGCCTGCCCAAACCGCGCCTGGAAGGCGAGCGCATGCGCACCGTCAACCAGTTGAAACTGTTCGCCAGCCTCGTGCGTGACGGCCGCTGGCACGGTGCGGTGATCGACAACGCTTTGCCGGACCGCACGCCCTTGCCCCGTGCCGATTTACGTTTGCGCCGCATTGGCATTGGTCCGGTCGCGGTGTTCGGTGCCAGTAACTTTCCCTTGGCCTTTTCTGTCGCAGGTGGCGATACCGCGTCAGCCCTCGCGGCTGGCTGCCCGGTCATCGTCAAAGCGCATCCGGCGCACTTGGGCACCAGCGAACTGGTAGGCCGGGTGATTCAGAAAGCCGCCTACGACACCAATATGCCGGCTGGCGTGTTCTCGATGGTGATCGACAAAGACATCTCCGTTGGCCAGGCGCTTGTCAGTCATCCATTGATTTCTGCGGTGGGCTTTACCGGCTCGCGCCGAGGCGGTCTGGCGCTGGTGGCTGCCGCACAAGCGCGGCCGGTGCCGATTCCTGTGTACGCCGAAATGAGCAGCATCAACCCGGTGTTCTTGCTGCCCGCCGCGTTATCCGCTCGCGCCGACAGCATTGCCAAAGGCTTTGTGGAGTCATTGGTCATGGGCGCCGGGCAGTTCTGCACTAACCCAGGCATCCTGTTGGCACTTGAAAGCGATCATCTGGAAGCTTTCGTAGCCGCCGCCGCACACGCGCTGTCTGACAAATTGCCAACCACCATGCTCACGCCCAACATTCACGGCGCTTACTGCAACGGTCTTAATAGCCTGCACAGCGCGTCGGGGGTTGAACTGGTGGCCGAGGGCAAAGAGGCTGAAAGCGCCTATCAAGCGCGTCCGGCCTTTTTCCGAACCGATTCGGCGACCTTCCTCGCCAACCCCGGGCTGGAAGAAGAAAACTTCGGCCCAAGCGCGTTGCTGATCGTCTGCAAGGACGCGGATGATCTGCGCAACGTCGCGACGAAATTTGCCGGGCAATTAACGGTAACGCTGCATGTTGACGAAGGCGACCACACCATCGCTCAAGCGCTGATGCCAACACTGGAGCGCAAAGCCGGCCGCATTCTGTTCAATGATTTCCCGACAGGCGTCGAGGTCAGTTACGCCATGGTCCATGGCGGCCCCTTTCCGGCCACGTCCGACAGCCGCAGCACGTCGGTCGGTGCAACGGCGATAGACCGCTTTTTGCGCCCGGTTTGCTACCAGAGCGTGCCGGATTCGCTGTTGCCACCGGCGCTGCAGCAGGGCAATCCGCTGGACACATGGCGTCTGGTTGACGGTCATTTGACCAAGGGTTGA
- a CDS encoding urea ABC transporter substrate-binding protein, with product MAMNRRTFLRSSAISAAALSTLSLKSFSAFAAEDAINIASLYDNSGGLDIYGKPIVDALTFAVEELNSAGGLLGRPLNLIKYDTQSNMQLYAQYAQQAALKDRAAVVHAGITSASREVVRPVLDRYKTLYFYNNQYEGGVCDRNFFGTGVTPGQTVEKLVSHVTKKWGKKVYIVAADYNYGQIVTAWVKKYVEQAGGQSVGIEFFPLDVTNFGATISKIQEAKPDFVWSALVGGAHMSFYRQWKAAGMTGKLPIASTTFAGGNEHVVLSPEECNGILICQNYVQELATPQNQVFVERFHKRFGADYPYITELAMGAYQGMMLWAEGVRQAGTVERMPVTEALEKGISLDLPSGKVSIDPGTHHCVLDVHIAEVRDRRLEVIESFAQQAPSDTAAVCDLVKNPRDAKQYSIAL from the coding sequence ATGGCTATGAATCGTCGCACTTTCCTGCGTTCGTCCGCTATTTCTGCTGCTGCATTGTCCACCTTGAGCCTCAAGAGTTTCTCGGCGTTTGCCGCCGAGGATGCGATCAATATTGCCTCGCTCTATGACAACTCCGGTGGCCTGGACATCTATGGCAAACCCATCGTCGACGCTCTGACCTTTGCGGTCGAGGAGCTCAACAGTGCCGGCGGTTTACTCGGCCGCCCGCTGAACCTGATCAAGTATGACACCCAGTCCAACATGCAGCTCTACGCGCAGTACGCCCAGCAAGCGGCGCTCAAGGATCGAGCGGCGGTTGTGCATGCGGGTATCACCTCGGCCTCGCGGGAGGTGGTGCGGCCGGTGCTGGACCGCTACAAGACCCTGTATTTTTACAACAACCAGTACGAAGGCGGCGTGTGCGACCGCAACTTCTTCGGCACCGGTGTTACCCCCGGCCAGACCGTCGAGAAGCTGGTCTCCCATGTCACGAAAAAGTGGGGCAAGAAGGTCTACATCGTCGCAGCGGACTACAACTACGGGCAGATTGTCACCGCATGGGTCAAAAAGTACGTGGAGCAGGCCGGCGGGCAAAGCGTGGGCATAGAGTTCTTTCCGCTGGACGTGACCAACTTCGGCGCGACCATCTCGAAGATTCAGGAAGCCAAGCCGGACTTCGTGTGGTCGGCGCTGGTGGGCGGCGCGCATATGTCGTTCTACCGCCAGTGGAAAGCAGCGGGCATGACCGGCAAGCTGCCAATCGCTTCGACCACCTTCGCCGGCGGCAACGAGCACGTCGTCCTGTCGCCGGAAGAGTGCAACGGCATCCTCATTTGCCAGAACTACGTTCAGGAACTGGCGACGCCGCAGAACCAGGTATTCGTCGAACGTTTCCACAAGCGCTTCGGCGCTGACTATCCGTACATCACCGAACTGGCGATGGGGGCCTATCAAGGCATGATGCTGTGGGCTGAAGGCGTGCGCCAGGCCGGGACAGTTGAGCGCATGCCCGTGACCGAGGCGCTGGAAAAAGGCATTAGCCTGGACCTGCCAAGCGGCAAGGTCAGCATTGATCCGGGCACCCACCATTGCGTGCTCGACGTGCACATCGCCGAAGTGCGCGATCGCCGCCTTGAAGTGATCGAGAGCTTCGCCCAGCAAGCGCCTTCTGACACCGCCGCCGTGTGCGACCTGGTGAAAAATCCACGCGACGCAAAACAATACAGCATCGCGCTGTAA
- a CDS encoding ABC transporter permease subunit, with product MDWAAIFSLQIVGAIATLVLLSIGLAVVFGMMKIINLAHGEFMMLGGYVAVLATHNLHVPIWISILVLAPLSVGLFGMLVERLLVRHLYGRMIDTMLATWGLSLALTGAATMLFGNTTVGISSPLPGISIGAYQTSGYGLFVIAVAVAVLLGMWALLRFTHFGLCARATMQNAKMAAALGANPGRIYSLTFGLGAALAGLGGAVLAPLTGVIPTLGASYIAKAFITVIGGGSAVITGTLSAAGGFGVISQVVTFFSTPVFGEVALLLAAIVLIRILPQGITGRFFRRAF from the coding sequence ATGGATTGGGCTGCCATTTTTTCCCTGCAGATCGTGGGTGCCATCGCCACGCTGGTGCTGTTGAGCATCGGCTTGGCGGTGGTGTTCGGGATGATGAAGATCATCAACCTGGCCCACGGTGAGTTCATGATGCTCGGCGGTTATGTCGCGGTGCTTGCCACTCATAACTTGCACGTACCGATCTGGATTTCGATCCTGGTACTTGCGCCCCTGAGCGTGGGGCTGTTCGGCATGCTGGTGGAACGCTTGCTGGTGCGTCATCTGTATGGCCGCATGATCGACACGATGCTCGCCACTTGGGGCTTGAGCCTGGCGCTGACCGGCGCTGCCACCATGTTGTTCGGCAATACCACGGTGGGCATCAGCTCGCCTTTGCCGGGCATAAGCATCGGCGCTTACCAAACCAGCGGCTACGGCCTGTTTGTGATCGCCGTGGCCGTCGCCGTGTTGCTCGGCATGTGGGCGCTGCTGCGCTTTACCCACTTCGGTCTGTGTGCCCGCGCCACCATGCAAAACGCCAAGATGGCCGCTGCCCTTGGAGCCAACCCCGGGCGCATCTACAGCCTGACCTTTGGCTTGGGCGCTGCACTTGCCGGCTTGGGCGGTGCCGTGCTGGCGCCGCTCACCGGGGTGATTCCCACCCTCGGTGCCAGCTACATCGCCAAGGCTTTCATCACGGTGATCGGCGGCGGCAGTGCGGTGATCACCGGCACCCTGAGTGCGGCAGGCGGCTTTGGCGTGATCAGCCAAGTGGTGACGTTCTTCAGCACTCCGGTGTTCGGTGAAGTGGCGTTGCTGCTGGCGGCCATTGTACTGATCCGGATACTGCCCCAGGGCATTACCGGTCGCTTCTTTCGGAGGGCATTCTGA
- a CDS encoding ABC transporter permease subunit — translation MPVDIRTLLPLLGCALAAVLVAILPQWLDLFTLLSLTIYLVMALLALSLAFIWGFGGILCFGQAAFFGLGAYAYAIGVLNIGDSTWPVLLAIAVPALVAAAMGYFMFYGGISDVYLGVITLAVTLILFNVMNSTSGSEYHIGSALLGGFNGIPAIPTLNVPFNPDRLLEPETLFQVIGAALILCYLGLRGLLASRFGKVVVAIRENEQRAGLLGYDTRLHKLIVFSLGGGIAGLAGCLFANWGAFVSPGVFGLAQSAQIIIWVIVGGRGTLFGPILACIGIQALMARLGEQQHVDSGFVLGLILLAFVMLLPRGLLPALSTLVIRVCKRLPRPTPTQERAL, via the coding sequence ATGCCTGTTGATATCCGCACGCTTTTACCCCTGCTCGGCTGCGCATTAGCCGCGGTGTTAGTGGCGATCCTGCCTCAGTGGCTGGACTTGTTTACCCTGTTGTCGCTGACCATCTACCTGGTGATGGCGCTGCTCGCGCTGAGCCTGGCTTTTATCTGGGGTTTTGGCGGCATCCTGTGCTTTGGCCAGGCGGCGTTTTTCGGCCTGGGTGCTTACGCCTATGCCATCGGTGTGCTCAACATCGGCGACAGTACCTGGCCAGTCCTGCTGGCAATTGCGGTGCCCGCGCTGGTCGCCGCCGCCATGGGTTACTTCATGTTCTACGGCGGCATCAGTGACGTTTACCTGGGGGTGATTACCCTCGCGGTCACTTTGATTCTGTTCAATGTGATGAACTCCACCTCCGGCTCCGAGTACCACATCGGCAGCGCATTGCTCGGCGGCTTCAATGGCATCCCGGCGATTCCCACACTGAATGTCCCGTTCAATCCTGATCGTTTGCTGGAACCGGAAACCCTGTTTCAGGTAATCGGCGCCGCGTTGATTCTCTGCTACCTGGGCCTGCGTGGGCTGCTCGCCAGCCGCTTCGGCAAAGTGGTGGTGGCGATTCGCGAGAACGAACAGCGCGCCGGCTTGCTGGGTTATGACACGCGCCTGCACAAGCTGATCGTGTTCAGCCTGGGTGGCGGCATCGCTGGGCTGGCGGGTTGCCTGTTCGCCAATTGGGGTGCGTTTGTCAGCCCCGGAGTGTTTGGGCTGGCGCAATCGGCGCAGATCATCATCTGGGTCATCGTCGGCGGGCGCGGCACTTTGTTCGGGCCGATCCTGGCGTGCATCGGCATCCAGGCGCTGATGGCTAGACTGGGTGAGCAGCAACATGTGGACAGCGGCTTTGTGTTGGGCCTGATCCTGCTGGCCTTCGTGATGCTGTTGCCGCGTGGCCTGCTGCCGGCGTTGAGCACATTGGTGATCCGCGTCTGCAAACGACTCCCCCGGCCGACACCGACACAGGAGCGCGCACTATGA
- a CDS encoding ATP-binding cassette domain-containing protein, translating into MRLLETRGLGVSFGGVHAVKEVDFTLESGELRCLIGPNGAGKSTFFKMLSGQIKPTRGVCHFKGQRISGMAPHQVARLGIGIKTQTPSVFDGLDVLENLRLAASRLQAPGEARDTAEQTLQRIGLTDLRSRLVGDLAHGQRQWVELGMILASRPALVLLDEPAAGMTHHEVRKTAALIKEINAHSTVVVVEHDMEFIRLIAGTVTVFNQGAILAQGSFAEVTQNPAVREAYLGKQEIKHA; encoded by the coding sequence ATGAGGCTGTTGGAAACCCGAGGCCTGGGTGTCAGTTTCGGCGGTGTCCATGCGGTTAAAGAGGTGGATTTTACCCTTGAGAGCGGGGAGCTTCGCTGCCTGATCGGGCCCAACGGGGCCGGCAAAAGTACGTTTTTCAAGATGCTCAGCGGTCAAATCAAGCCCACCCGCGGCGTGTGCCACTTCAAGGGTCAGCGCATTTCCGGGATGGCACCTCATCAGGTCGCCCGACTCGGTATTGGCATCAAGACCCAGACGCCCAGCGTGTTCGATGGCCTGGATGTGCTGGAAAACCTGCGTCTGGCCGCCAGCCGCCTGCAAGCTCCCGGCGAAGCCCGCGACACCGCCGAGCAGACCCTGCAACGCATAGGGCTGACTGATCTGCGCTCGCGCCTTGTCGGCGACCTCGCCCACGGCCAGCGCCAATGGGTAGAGCTTGGGATGATCCTGGCCTCTCGTCCGGCTCTGGTGCTGCTGGACGAGCCAGCCGCAGGCATGACCCACCATGAGGTTCGCAAGACCGCCGCGCTGATCAAGGAAATCAATGCCCACAGCACTGTGGTGGTGGTCGAGCACGATATGGAGTTCATTCGCTTGATTGCCGGCACCGTCACCGTCTTCAACCAGGGGGCGATCCTGGCTCAAGGCAGCTTTGCTGAAGTGACACAGAACCCGGCCGTGCGCGAAGCGTACCTGGG